The Patescibacteria group bacterium genomic interval CAGCAATTTGCGGTATCGGTGGCACAGCCATAGTAAAAATGAATCCCAGCATCATCGCCTTGATTGAGTTCTTCCTGAACGAAATGGTTGATGTCAGCGAGGGCATTGAAGAAGCGCAAGGACGACTCTTCAATGCGCGGGCGCGCCTGAGGAAAGCACAACTTTACGCATACCTGCATACCGGCGACTTCAATCGTTCCGAAGCTATGGCGCTGGTTCTGGCGGATATGGGCTCAGGCAGTATCATGCCTTCCGCCAACGAATTCATGCAGGGAGCCAAACAGGGAGCCGAAGCGATCAAAGGCATAGGCGGCAAGGTTAGAGCCGCACACCGTGGCCTATCCCAAAAAGAGTAAAAAAGTAACTATAAATCAAACGCACCATACGGAAGCCGCTGGCTTCCGTTTTTATTTTTCAAGCTTTTTACTCCAAATTGCACCAAGTACTTGACAAAAAGTCAAAAATAACATACCATACGGAAGCCGCTGGCTTCCGTTTTTATTTTTCAAGCTTTTTACTCCAAATTGCACCAAGTACTTGACAAAAAGTCAAAAATAACATATGATTAACTGATTTAGAACTTTAAAAATTTAAAGGAAACTAAAGGAACACAAAAATCCAAAAGGTAAGGAGCGCGGAATAATGGATAAAAAGGGAAGAAAAGGAGAAGGAAGAAAGAGAGAATGGATTTCGGCTAAACGGAAAAATAAAAGACCCAAACCAAAGCACCCGGCGGCGGCCATGAAAAAAGCCAAACGCTACCAACCAAGATAGGGAGAATAACAACTATGCCGAAAGACCAGTCGCCCCAAGAGACCGACCCGATCAGGCAGATCATGGCCGATATGAATAAAGAAAGATGCCCGGCTTGCGGTGGCACCGGCAGAAAACGCAACTTGGAAGACCCTTATAACCGCAATCAGGCCGACAGCGTATGCCCGACCTGCGGCGGTAGTGGCAGTAAAGCCACAATCAAAGCCAAACTGGTCAGACCGGTGGCGACGAGACCCCACAAAACACCGGGCTGAAATCCGGCCGAATAGTACTTTATACCCCAACCGACGAGTTGGGGTTTTATTTTTGTTACAAAAAAAACAGCCTTGACAGCTTTTTATCATTACGCTATATTTAAATTAGCACTCTCGCTATTAGAGTGCTAATAGCGAAAATACCTAATTTTAGCCACTTATGGAGGCCAGACAGGAACAATTACTCAAAGCCATAGTTGATGAATACGTCAAAACCGCCCAGCCGGTCGGCTCTTCTCATTTGGTAGAAAAATATTTCCCTGATTTAAGCCCGGCCACCATTCGCAATGAATTGGCAGAACTGGAGAGCCAGGGCCTGATTTATCAGCCCCACACCTCCGCCGGCCGAATCCCCACTATTCTGGGTTACCAGTACTATATCAATTATTTCGTCATTGACAGCCATATTTCCGCCAAGGACCGGCAAGAGTTAAGCGGCCTTAATCTAACCAAAAACCATGAAAGCATCAAAACCTTGGCTAAACAGCTTGCAGGCTTATCCGAACAGACTATTATAATCGCCTTCTCAGCTAATGATCTGTACTACACCGGCTTATCGCACTTGTTCCGTCAGCCGGAGTTCACCAACCTGTCCCTGGTTTGCACTATGTCCGACATTATTGATAACCTGGATCGGGTGATCAATTGGTACTTTCCGCAGGCCGACGAAATGCCGCAAATATTAATCGGCGATACCTGTCCTTTCGGCCGCGACGCTTCAGCTATTATCGCTTTGGCCGAATTATCAGGACAACCCTTAGTCATCAGTGTTCTAGGGCCCCTGCGCATGGATTATAAAAGAAACCTGGGACTGATAAAACACGCGCAAGAATTAATCAATAAAATTAATTAGCACCTAACCTATGTCCGAAGAACAATCCATTGAGCAGTTGCAAGAAGAACTGCTGAAAGAAAAGGAAAAAAACGGCGAACTCCTGGCTGGCTGGCAAAGAGCCAAAGCCGATTACTTGAATCTGAAAAAAGATGAAGAAAAAAAGGCCAAAGAAACTTACGAGTGGGCCAACGCCGCGTTTATGTCCGAGGTTCTGCCTGTTTATTCCCATTTCAAGCTGGCCTTGCAACATATTCCTGAAGATCAGAAAAAGGTACCTTGGGTGGAAGGCGTGATTTTTATCCAAAAAACTTTCCAGGATTTTTTTAAAAAATATCAAATAGAAGAAATCAAAACTAACGGCGAAAAATTCGATCCGAATCTGCATGAAGCCCTGACGCATGAAAAAAAAGACGGCTATGAACCGGATATGATTTTTGAGGAAGTGGCGCCGGGCTATCTCTTAGACGGCAAAGTGCTTCTGCCGGCCAAAGTTAAAGTAGCCAAATAAAATTATCAATAAATTAACCATTAAACATATGTCAATCATCAAATGGACACCTTTTCCCTTCGTCGATTCCTTTGACGAAGCGGAAAAACTAATGGGCGATTGGCCCATCACGGCCGGCTCTTTTACCCCGGCCATAGACGTTTACGAAGACAAAGACAACGTCGTAGTGGAAGCGCCACTGGCCGGCATTGACCCGGACAAAGTGGAAATCGCCATTGAAAACAACATCTTAACCATTAAAGGAGAAAACGAAAAGAAAACCGAAGTGGAAGACAAGAATTACTACCGCAAAGAAGTGCGTACCGGATCTTTCTACCGTTCGGTGGCTCTGCCCTCCAAAGTGGAAAGCGATAAAGCCGAAGCCTCTTATGACAAGGGTATCTTAAAAATCACTTTGCCCAAATTACCGGAAGCCAAACCCAAAACCATTAAGGTAAATATCGCCAAATAATTTTTTCTGCTTGAGGCGGGAAATTGTTCCCGCTTCGCTGGAGGAAAAATTAAAAATAAAAAAAGCCGGAACCAAGGTTCCGGCAATAAAGAGCTTCAAGAGCAATAACCCGATCAGGAAAAGCTGGCGAGCAATATGAGCAATAATCGGCCGAGCAACAAGCCGATTAAAAGCGGCGGCAGAATGTAAAGACATTTCCGAGTCAGTATTTCTTTCGGATACTCAAATCCGGTAAGACCCGAGAATATTCCTTCTGCAAAAAACCAGCCGAAGGCGATGATTATTACAGCCAGCAGACCATTAAAGAACATACAGAGAAATCCCGCGATCATCGCAGGAATGCCGTACAAGCTTTGCCAGGTCCCAAATTTAGGTTGTTGGAACCCGATGTTCTCTAATAAGAAATACTTCCCGAAAACATAAACGATGGCTATCGTAACGACGATTTGCAATATCTGCAAGATCTGCATAAAACAGTCCTCCTAAAAGATCTTCTTGTAAGACTCATCGCCAATATCAAAGATGAATGAAAAGCCGATTGCAAAGATGAAGAAAATAATCGTAAAAAATCCATTAAAACAGGTCATGTTCGTCGTTACCACCGCCAGCAGTATCGTTCCGACGGTGCGAGGGAAAAAGGACCCAATAAACATTACTGCCAAAACTCCCATAAACGTAAACAGCGGCATAATTTTCTCCTTCTTGCGGGTTTAACCCTTTTAGAAAATCGTTTTAAGGAACACTTGATAATTCTCGGCCACATAACCGATATGCCATTATAGCAAAAATAATTGAAAAAGTCAAGAATAAATAAAAAAATAAGTAAAATTAAGCAAAAATATGTCAAAAATCCTAGGAATTGATTTGGGCACGACCAACTCGTGCATGGCTGTAATCGAAGGGGGACAGCCGAAAGTATTAGAAAACAAAGAGGGCGCGCGCACTACGCCATCCATTATCGCGCAAACTAAAGCCGGCGAACGCCTGGTAGGCATCGCCGCCAAGCGCCAAGCAGTTACCAACCCAACCAGCACTCTTTTCTCCATTAAGCGCTTGATTGGACGAGCTTTCACCGACAGCGAGGTGCAACGCGATATCACCCTGATGCCTTTTAAGATCGTTAAAGCCGGCAACGGCGTCAAGATTGAAATGGGCGATAAGGAATACAGCCCGCAAGAAATCTCGGCTATGACTTTAACCAAACTCAAAGAAGACGCTGAAGCCAAACTGGGAG includes:
- a CDS encoding nucleotide exchange factor GrpE, which gives rise to MSEEQSIEQLQEELLKEKEKNGELLAGWQRAKADYLNLKKDEEKKAKETYEWANAAFMSEVLPVYSHFKLALQHIPEDQKKVPWVEGVIFIQKTFQDFFKKYQIEEIKTNGEKFDPNLHEALTHEKKDGYEPDMIFEEVAPGYLLDGKVLLPAKVKVAK
- a CDS encoding Hsp20/alpha crystallin family protein gives rise to the protein MSIIKWTPFPFVDSFDEAEKLMGDWPITAGSFTPAIDVYEDKDNVVVEAPLAGIDPDKVEIAIENNILTIKGENEKKTEVEDKNYYRKEVRTGSFYRSVALPSKVESDKAEASYDKGILKITLPKLPEAKPKTIKVNIAK